Below is a window of Chelmon rostratus isolate fCheRos1 chromosome 23, fCheRos1.pri, whole genome shotgun sequence DNA.
ttttgtttgttgtcaaATACAGATACTGACAGCAAAGATCAAACATGCACTCCTTACGTAAGGTTGTGTTGTAAAGGATTGAAGGGTAATTGGCACTGAGTCAAACAacactgctctctctccctggaTTAAAACCATTAAGAACTTTTCATAGCATCGTCATAGGAGGTGTTTTACCTTTGATTGCTAAAGGAAATCGCccactgtcacactgacaccACCTTTCTCTCATATTTGTCAAAATTGGCGAATTTGATCATACGCCTCTTGCACATTACTGGGAATGAGCCAAATGTTATGCTGACTTTGGTATTGAGAGATAGCCACCATGAAGTCACTGATTGTGGCCTCTTTACAGCGTCCAGCTGGAGAAATCAGAGTCAAAGTCTGAGTCTGCgtgtccatgtttgtgtttgtcttcagctgCGAGGACATTGTGCCTTTAGCTTTGACATTCAGTTATCATCACAACCCCTGATAACGCTGTctgtccctcacacacacacacacacaaagtcaagtCCGAAACagaactactactactactttggCTCATATGAAAGTCTCTGGGAGCCACTATGAAATGataaagactgtgtgtgtgtgtttgtgtgtgtgtgtaaaaggaGACCCAAATAGTGAGGCTGAGGGCAATGTTATGTAATAGTACTAATCTCTAATCTCTGTCTCATGTCCCCGATCTTTCAGaggcaacaaaaaaagaaactctgAAGCACGCAAAACGAAAAGAGTGCAGCAGGAGACACaagaagtgaagaagaacaagagacagaaagagagaagatgaCAATCGGTAAGAACTCCAGGAAAAGCTCGGTGCGGAGCTCCATCAGGGCCCCGAAGTTTCTGGACAAATCCAGCGGCTTCTACGGACGCCTTGATGAGCCTGAGGCCACTggagaaggggaggaggtgaggggaaACGaagtggaggagaggtggaaCGGGATTGAGGACAACAATAGAGAGGGGGGAGTCGTGAGCAGCCCGAGCCCAAGTTCGATGCATGTTTCTGGTGCAGACGAGAGAGGAGAGGCGGAGGCGTTTGACTTCAATGAAGGGATGATGGAAGGCGACGGGGAGACTCTCCTCCGGAGGAAACCCAGCCGCcgcagcagcaggtggaggagaagctccaagaggaagcagaaggagGGGAGAGCCGAGGAGGACGCGGCCCGGGATGAGAGGCCCAGCCTGAGCACGGACAGTCCAGTCCTGGAGGACACCAGGGTGATAATCGAGGTCCAGATGGAGACAGTGCaaaaggtggaggaagaggatgagaagGCAGGAGAAGGAAAGGAGCCCGCGCTCGTGCACTTTACGGTTCAAGAGGATGCAGATGACCAGGTCCTGATCAGAGAcaagaagagggggagagaagaggagggagaggaggagaggaggatgaagagggagcAAGAGGAGGGGATGAGGGTGGTGAAAAGGAACTCGGTGAAGAACTACCGCaaggtgagaggaaacagacaaagaaatacaaagagagAGCTTTATGTTGTTTCTCTCACAGAAAACCTTTATCAAATTCTGCTTTCTGCATCTCACATTTATTCCATATTCAGCTTCCGCCCACCTGGTTAAACTTTAAGCCCCTCAAGGTTACATAACCAAGTCCTCACAGTTTGTTGAACAGAGGGGTAAAGTTCTCCCTCGACATCCTCCACATACTGACTATTATTCACCATGGAGACTATCACCTTAATAATAGGCTGCCACTGGGGTCAAAGTACAGCAGCCACTGGTGCATGTTACCAACTCATTAAGTAGCGTCCTCtgataggattttttttttcctttacgTCACATTTAACGACATGAAAAAACCCAAGCTAGAACAGAGGTTTCACTAGCAGGCTGTCGGCAGCCGTTTGTGACAGTACGGCATGTACCTTCACCTGGTTTACACGTTCCCAAAGATTTTCTGCTTCCATTGAAGCATGTGCACAGAGGTGACATTCCTGTGCCTCCTATATCATGCCCTTTGATCAGCGGAACGAAGTACGGCAGTATTGACCCGCCTACTAAACTCACACCATAAAAACATTCCACTGCTGTTAGCCAATCAGCCTCCACCCCCCGGTCCCCAGAGCCTGACCTCCTGAGGacaagaaagcagaaagaaTACATTTCTGCAATGTAAAGTTctaatttgtgcatttttctcATGATACTGTGACCGTTTCACATCTTCACAACAATCTGAGAAACAGAATTCACTCTTAAGGTTAACTGGCCACCAACTAGTGACACGTGCAACCGGCTGCTGCGGATATAATTTTATTTCAAGGGGTCACAATTTGAATACAGTTAGGAAGCACTGGTTTAATGCAACAGCACAcagttatactgtatatgatcGAAATTTAACAGATGCTACACATGTCAGACTGTTTAAATCAGTGATTGAGACCAAGTAACTCCAGACAATCAGCTCTTTAATATCCTGGGAAGTTCCCTGGAAACAGCGGTGACATTTTGCAGCATCTACAGAGACCGCAGAGGCAGTCAGTTTGTATATTTCCAATGATCTGCTTGTGTAAACAGAGTCAGTACACAGCAGGTCCGCTGAACACGCAGAAATGTGAGCTTCCTCTACAAGGAAGCAAACAATTCACCATATATGGAGGATCGCAAACCATTTTCAGGGCGGCCTTCTTGCTGTATTTCAGATCAGGCATGCGGATCGCTAATATTTGTCCTCTTGTTCCCGTCAGGCGTTGGACCGAGCCTTTCGTCGCGGCTGGGAGGCCTTCATCGCCAACCTCTACAGCGTCACGCTCACGCCTGTGACGTCAACCCCGCCGCCATCCTCTTCACCGTCCTCAAAGAAGAAACAGATGCACAGCTCTGTGCTCGCTGAATTTCACTAGAACTGGTGGGCGACATGGACCATAAACTTACccctttctgttttgtttgtttgaatccTAATTATATCGTGTTTCCACTAATACTGAATTGTGACAGGCAATCCTTCCTCCATGACCTTTACCAAGACCTGAGAGGGGACTTTTACATCATAAGACCCAACATTAATTATCTATGCTAGTTACCGAGTCTTACAATTACTCATCATAGGGTCAACATGGTGCACATGTCAACAGCTGTTGATCCTACACAGAAGAGTATGGGACTGGCTTGAATGGAAAAGTTCAGTCTCTATGTGACTGAGCTCAGCTGCTTCCGGTCCCCTTTACATTTAATAACGTCTTTAGCTCCTTACATCCAGTCCACTATTAAGAGCTTTAGGCACAAATAATCTTTGTTCCTTTGGTTTAGCACTATGAAACTGAAGCACTGATGTGGAACCAAAAGGAACAGAAATTGCTCACCGTATAGCGATGACTGATTAGTGGACTTTAGTTGTGGAGATGTTCAGATTTTGAATGTTAATCAGTGCCATTTATTGCTGTCTGGCAGCTAATCAGTAATCAGGGAAAACATGTGATTGTATGTTAATATTTGTGGAGAAatatcagttttgttttttgttttttgttttagccAATGTTAATCCATTTGAACAGTGATTTTCTCATCTGCGCATGTACAGATTGTTCGGCTTGTCAGTGTTTGACCTCTTTGTTAGATAACGTTTatctctcactgtgtgttctGGTGAGGGTTGCTTAACCTGAAGGGACAGGACGGGagagtgtttgcatgtgtgtgcattgaagagagagagagagagagatttttttaaaaaagcatggCATTATAAATCAGCTCTAAAGACATTAATATGTGGAGTGATTGTTAGCATTGCAGCTGCACATCATGTTTGTTGTACATGTCCTCATTTCAAAAGAGAGGCCTAAAACATCAGTCATTGGCTCTATGTGGGTCAAATAATGCTTAAGAGCTAACTATAGCTTCAGTATCAAGATGGACAAGAAGACATGATGAACTATAAGTGATTCAAGAGGTTTTTCAGTGTACTAATGATTGAAtcctttaaatgaaaaatgcaatgttTACAATAAGCCTGCTTTAATGTCCTGTTATCCAcgatgtatttgtttttttatattaccTCAAGTGCACTCAGTAATTCTTGCAGACTAGACTGAACAGGTGGCAAAACTTGTTGCGGTTGAAAATAATGACtgtctaaaaaaaatgtgttaatttttATACAGATCTTGTTGTATCCAAATCAAAGCTTCTGATGTCATGAGCTGTAACAAGAAGCactttaaataaagatttaatttaTTGTACTGGTTGTATGTTCATGTTCAGTATAATTTCAAGATAAATGTAGTATATAACTCTTAattttcactgttccaacaatcaccatcTCTGGTGTGGTGGAAATAAACCCTTACTTCACCGTTTTAGATGTCAACAACCTGTTGTCCACACTGCTTCCCTGATGTCCCCCCATTGCTCCTCTTCcgatattttcacatctagcGGAGTGAATTAAAGGTTTAT
It encodes the following:
- the sb:cb1058 gene encoding cilia- and flagella-associated protein 251, whose protein sequence is MTIGKNSRKSSVRSSIRAPKFLDKSSGFYGRLDEPEATGEGEEVRGNEVEERWNGIEDNNREGGVVSSPSPSSMHVSGADERGEAEAFDFNEGMMEGDGETLLRRKPSRRSSRWRRSSKRKQKEGRAEEDAARDERPSLSTDSPVLEDTRVIIEVQMETVQKVEEEDEKAGEGKEPALVHFTVQEDADDQVLIRDKKRGREEEGEEERRMKREQEEGMRVVKRNSVKNYRKALDRAFRRGWEAFIANLYSVTLTPVTSTPPPSSSPSSKKKQMHSSVLAEFH